The proteins below are encoded in one region of Helianthus annuus cultivar XRQ/B chromosome 2, HanXRQr2.0-SUNRISE, whole genome shotgun sequence:
- the LOC110927082 gene encoding E3 SUMO-protein ligase SIZ1 isoform X3, whose amino-acid sequence MIKCEDRKCNVRQHLACVIIPEKPVEGIQPTRPTTFYCELCRLARADPFWVTMGNPLYPLKLTIASVPTDGTSPMQNVEKTFHLTKADRDLLAKSEFELQVWCMLLNDKVSFRMQWPQYADLQVNGMPVRAINRPGSQLLGANGRDDGPVITSCTREGSNKISLTGCDARVFCLGVRIVRRRTVQQILNLIPKESDGERFEDALARVRRCVGGGAATENADSDSDLEVVADNIPVNLRCPMSGSRMKIAGRFKPCVHMGCFDLEVFVQMNQRSRKWQCPICLKNYSLEDVIIDPYFTRITTKMQNCGEDVTEIEVKPDGSWRVKAENDQKSLGQLGQWHLPDGTLFVPMEVESKPKPETLRPVKHEGGSEVQNTGLKLGIKKNNNGIWEVSKPENVRSLSSGNNIVNNGHNGNNGFPMSSSATFSGRDGEDASINQDGGHFGHSTTNGADFGSLSPNMDLGYGFTNLNPPATGGDGDADVIILSDSDDETENPMSSAPTAYNENGAINVTPQAEDPAMYHGGSSGLGLFNDNDDDFGVPFWSLPSTSQMGPGFQLFGSDDNNNGFTFTDEIGLGPSSSLYQSNLEVNNELFDNPLAFGHEDPSLQLFLPTRPIETPEQVNSKDQPTVSKGLTDDDWISLRLGGGDGDGGRNREPAAVNGLNSSQQPPSQDGEMTDTASLLLGMKPGKTRSDDPFSCPRQKRSVRPRLYLSINSDSEDDRL is encoded by the exons CAGATGG CACAAGCCCAATGCAGAATGTTGAAAAGACTTTTCATCTTACAAAAGCAGACAGGGATTTGTTGGCAAAATCAGAGTTCGAACTTCAG GTCTGGTGTATGCTCTTGAATGACAAGGTTTCTTTTAGAATGCAATGGCCACAGTATGCAGACTTACAAGTCAATG GTATGCCTGTGCGAGCAATCAATAGACCTGGCTCTCAACTTCTGGGTGCGAATGGCCGTGATGATGGCCCTGTT ATCACATCATGCACCCGTGAAGGAAGTAACAAAATTTCATTGACAGGATGTGATGCTCGCGTGTTCTGTTTGGGTGTAAGAATTGTGAGGCGGCGCACAGTTCAGCAG ATTCTCAACCTCATTCCCAAAGAGTCTGATGGTGAGAGATTTGAAGACGCGTTGGCACGTGTTCGTCGGTGCGTTGGTGGTGGTGCCGCTACAGAAAATGCAGACAGTGACAGTGATTTGGAGGTTGTCGCCGATAATATACCGGTTAATTTACGGTGTCCT ATGAGTGGTTCAAGAATGAAAATTGCTGGAAGATTCAAACCTTGTGTTCACATGGGATGCTTTGATCTTGAAGTATTTGTGCAGATGAACCAACGCTCTCGAAAG TGGCAATGCCCTATTTGTCTCAAGAACTACTCATTGGAAGATGTTATAATTGATCCATATTTTACTCGTATCACAACTAAG aTGCAGAATTGTGGAGAGGATGTAACAGAAATTGAGGTGAAACCAGACGGATCTTGGCGTGTAAAAGCCGAAAACGACCAAAAAAGCTTAGGTCAGCTCGGGCAGTGGCATTTACCAGACGGTACTCTCTTCGTTCCAATGGAAGTCGAGTCTAAACCTAAACCAGAAACGTTAAGACCCGTTAAACACGAAGGCGGTTCCGAAGTTCAAAATACAGGTTTAAAACTTGGGATCAAAAAGAACAACAATGGAATTTGGGAAGTCAGCAAACCCGAAAATGTTCGTTCACTTTCTTCTGGCAACAATATTGTGAATAATGGGCATAATGGGAATAACGGTTTTCCTATGAGTAGCAGTGCGACTTTCAGTGGTAGAGACGGTGAAGATGCTAGTATCAATCAAGAtggagggcattttggtcattctACCACCAACGGTGCTGATTTTGGCTCACTTTCACCGAACATGGATCTGGGATATGGGTTTACTAACTTGAACCCGCCAGCTACTGGCGGTGATGGGGATGCTGACGTCATCATTCTTAGTGATTCAGATGACGAGACTGAAAACCCAATGTCGTCAGCACCTACTGCGTACAACGAAAACGGTGCAATTAACGTTACCCCTCAAGCTGAAGATCCTGCAATGTATCATGGTGGGAGTTCTGGTTTAGGTTTATTTAACGACAATGATGATGATTTCGGTGTACCGTTTTGGTCTTTACCTTCAACAAGTCAAATGGGGCCCGGTTTCCAGCTCTTCGGTTCAGATGATAATAACAATGGCTTCACATTCACAGATGAAATTGGACTGGGTCCCAGCTCTTCGCTTTATCAATCTAATCTTGAAGTTAACAATGAGTTATTTGATAACCCGTTAGCTTTTGGGCATGAAGACCCGTCACTTCAGCTATTTCTTCCTACGCGACCGATAGAGACCCCGGAGCAGGTGAATTCGAAAGATCAGCCAACTGTTTCGAAGGGTTTGACCGACGACGACTGGATATCCCTCCGGCTAGGTggcggtgatggtgatggtgggagAAATCGTGAACCTGCTGCCGTGAATGGATTGAACTCGAGTCAGCAGCCACCATCCCAAGATGGTGAAATGACGGATACTG CTTCTTTGCTACTTGGAATGAAACCTGGGAAGACAAGATCTGATGACCCGTTTTCATGTCCCCGTCAAAAGCGTTCAGTGAGACCGCGATTGTACCTATCTATTAACTCCGACTCTGAAGATGATAGATTATAG
- the LOC110927083 gene encoding general transcription factor IIH subunit 2 encodes MSNNGKRKPVNEEEDDDEEDGNERDLEAWEKAYADERSWESLQEDESGLLRPIDNQALHHAQYRRRLRSLSSASAASRIQKGLIRYLYLVIDLSKAAGEMDLRPSRMVVVAKQVEAFIREFFDQNPLSQIGLVVIKDGVAQCLTDLGGSPESHIKALMGKLGCSGEASLQNALELVHEQLNQIPSYGHREVIILYSALSTCDPGDVMETIQKCKKSKIRCSVIGLSAEIYICKYLCQETGGLYSVALDEAHLKDLILEHAPPPPAIAEFAIANLIKMGFPQRAAEGVISICSCHKEAKFGGGYICPRCKARVCELPTECRICGLTLVSSPHLARSYHHLFPVTPFDDVAPMLVPNQHRRPKSCFGCQQSLLNPGNMPVRCVTCPKCKQFFCLDCDIYIHESLHNCPGCESLRDSKSVN; translated from the exons ATGAGCAACAACGGCAAACGGAAGCCGGTGAACGAAGAAGAAGACGACGACGAAGAAGACGGAAACGAGAGAGATCTCGAAGCATGGGAGAAAGCATACGCCGATGAAAGATCATGGGAGTCACTCCAGGAAGACGAATCTGGACTCCTTCGTCCCATCGACAATCAAGCGTTGCATCACGCGCAGTATCGCCGTCGCCTCCGCTCACTCTCCTCCGCCTCAGCCGCCTCACGTATTCAAAAGGGTCTTATTCGCTATCTCTACCTTGTTATCGATCTATCTAAG GCAGCTGGAGAGATGGATTTACGCCCAAGCCGAATGGTGGTAGTTGCTAAACAAGTAGAGGCTTTCATACGCGAGTTCTTTGACCAAAACCCGTTAAGTCAAATCGGTCTAGTAGTTATAAAAGACGGGGTCGCTCAGTGCTTAACTGATCTCGGCGGCAGTCCCGAGTCTCACATCAAAGCCCTAATGGGAAAACTCGGGTGCTCGGGTGAAGCGTCCCTTCAAAACGCTTTAGAACTTGTACACGAGCAACTAAATCAAATCCCGTCGTACGGTCATCGGGAAGTTATTATTTTGTATTCGGCTTTGAGTACTTGTGATCCCGGAGATGTGATGGAGACCATTCAGAAGTGCAAGAAATCGAAGATTAGGTGTTCGGTTATTGGTCTCTCTGCGGAAATTTATATATGCAAGTATTTATGCCAAGAGACCGGAGGATTATACTCCGTTGCTTTGGATGAG GCGCATTTAAAGGATCTAATATTAGAGCATGCGCCGCCACCACCAGCTATAGCGGAATTCGCTATAGCTAATTTAATAAAAATGGGATTCCCACAAAGAGCCGCGGAGGGTGTTATCTCTATATGTTCATGCCATAAAGAAGCTAAATTTGGCGGAGGGTACATTTGTCCAAGATGCAAAGCGCGTGTTTGTGAGCTACCAACCGAGTGTCGTATTTGTGGTTTGACACTTGTTTCCTCTCCACATTTGGCACGGTCGTATCACCATTTGTTTCCCGTAACACCTTTTGACGATGTTGCCCCTATGCTTGTGCCTAATCAACATCGTCGACCGAAGAGTTGTTTCGGTTGTCAACAGTCTCTTTTGAATCCTG GAAACATGCCGGTTCGTTGTGTTACTTGCCCTAAATGCAAACAATTCTTTTGCCTTGATTGTGACATATACATTCATGAGAGTTTGCATAACTGTCCGGGGTGCGAAAGCTTACGAGACTCCAAATCGGTTAATTGA